The DNA window AAGCTGCTTTCCGAAGACCATTTCCTACACTACTACTGAAGGAACTCTCTGGAGTAGATAATAATTTGTCTGCCATCTTTGAGATGCTTTTTGCCTCTCGTAAGTCTTCAACACCACAACCAATAAACTCTCGTTTACCCCAACTATCTAAACTTTGATGTAACATAAAGAAACAAAATATAAAGGTGAATAGTAAATAAGTAATAGTTACACAAAACAATAGCCAAAATTGAAAATTTTATGGGACAGGACAAGGATGGAATCTTGAGCTAGAAAACCATTCTTAAACAAGTTCAACGAGTGAATGATATATATTCAAATTTAATTATAAGAAATAATAAGTTCGATAAGAACGCTACCTTACCCACTTAAAAAAACGCTCCCAACGCACTCTTGCCCAGTTTTTTATGCCATCAGCAGGGGTTTCAGAATGATAAATCAGTAGAGGCGTGCCGATGAGGTGGTCTTCTGGGACAAGTCCCCACATACGAGAATCAGAGGAATTATGACGATTATCTCCCAAGACAAAGTAATAGTTTTGCTTGAAGATATAGTTTTCTACTAAAATTCCATCAATAAAAAGTTGGTTATTGATTACTTCTACATCGTTATTGTATTCATGATTTTTGATAAGATTTTCATACAAAAGTAGTGTTCCTTCGTGCATAGGAATTGTATCTCCTTTTTTAGGAATATAGTATGAACCAAAATAATCTCTATTCCAACCTAGTTTTTTGCTATTTTCTGTCATAGAATTATCAGAAATATCATTTTGTTCGAAAAATTTAGGTGTAATTTCTTCAATTCTCAAATCTTGCCTTAATTGATTAGCCTGTTTAGGTGTGGTATAGAGTAAGTATGTTTTTGTCTTGGCTTCTTGACTTATAGCGTTATCAATTTTTCTATTTCTACCTTTTTTTCCTTGTTTTTTCTTAAATTTTTTAATGCGCTTTATCTCTTTGGTTTCTGTTTCTATTTCTTTCCATGTCTGTACGTCGGTATGGTGAAAAATAACCTCAGGCTTTTCAGTTGTCTTGACAATATAACTCAGCTGCATATCCGAAGGGTTAGGTAGCCATTCTCCATTTCTGAAAATATCTTGACGTGCAATCTGAATTCTGTCGCCAGCCACACCCACACAGCGTTTGATGTAACATGTCTTGTCTTCTATTTTTTTGGCACTATCTAAAGGATAGTAAAAAATGATAACTTCACCTGCTTCTACTTCTCTTAGTTTAGGCAATCGGTCTGGTAAAAGGTTTGAAATATCAAATTCAAAGCCTGCTTTTTGAGTAGTAGTGTTTTGCTTTTTTTGAGGAATTTTTGCCCCAAAAGGAAGTTTGTTACAAACAATTTTATCACCTCTTAGAAGCGACCCCTCCATAGAAGAAGTCGGAATAATAAAATATTCGAAGGCAATTTTTTTGAATGCAAATAAAGAAATACAAATAAAAAATAGAAAATAAAGACGAAGCCACCATCTTTTGGAAGTCAATTTACTATTTTTAATTTTCATGGTAATTTTTATAGTTATCTAAGTAAGTAGCTAATTAGTAATTTTGAAGTAATAGGGAAGGGTTGTAGTTTTTATCTAGTTAGATAGTTGCACAAAACACGCCATAAATCTCATAAAAAGAAGTTAAAATTGATTTTTATTAAGTTTTTATAGAAAAATTTAGGGTATTGATAGAATAATAGGTTGACTATTAGAATAAAAGTAAAATTTTGTTTGGTTATGTGTGATAGAAAAATATTTTCAATAATAGGCATTTCAGAATTTTACAGATATAAAATGAAAACACAACAAATAATTGAGTTATTAGAGAGGAAAGTAGGTGGTAAACTGACAGAAGCACAAAGTATAGATGATATTCTTGGTGGAATTAAAAATAGACATTATTTAATGAGTGATTCTCAAAAAATAATAGGACTAAATTTGCATTGGTGTGATGTATTGGATATGTCTTTTTTATCTGTTCTGAAAGACTTACGACAGCTCAACTTAGGAAGGGGAAATGTTAGAGATTATTCTTTTTTAAAGCATTTAAAGAACTTAGAAGTACTCATTTTAGAGGATAATATGATTGCAGATATTTCATATTTATCAGAGTTGAAGAAATTGCAAAAACTTGATTTATGGACTAATGTCGTATGGAGTGTGTCGGCTTTGTCAGGCTTGATAAACTTACAGTTGCTTGACTTGGATAGTAACGAAATCTATGATATTACTCCTCTATCAACCTTGAGAAACTTGCAAACGCTTAGGTTGGGGTTCAATGAAATCTATGATGTTGCCCCTCTCTCAATACTAACAAATTTAGAATTTCTTAATTTAGAGCATAATCAGCTTATAGATATTTCTCCTTTAACAGCCTTGAAAAATCTAAAGTCTCTCAATTTATCAAGTAATCAAATTACAGGTATTTCTCTTTCTTTTCTAGAGAGTTTTCCAAAGTTAGAAAAACTAGAGTTATATGATAATCCTATCCAAAATATTCCTAAAGAACTGTTTAATACATCTGAAAACAGACTAAAAGATATACGTATGTATTTAGAAAGCATGGAATAAGTAAAAGTTGTGTTAGATTTAAAATTTTATATCAACTTATTTAACGTGAAATTGGGATTTTGTTCATTGATTATCAATACGTTATAGCATTTTTATCGGTGCTGACCTATTGGTCTGACCTTAATTAAGTGAGTTCAGTCTCGTTAGAGCAGACCATAAATACATAGAAACCCATTTTGCCTAAAAAGCAAATTATTTGTATCTTAATACAAAACAATCATCAAAAACTAAATTTACCTTCTAAACTATTTCAAAAAATGTCAAAATCTAAAGTTTTTTTTATCGTTGTTGCTATTCTGCTTCTGATAGGAGGTAGTTTGTATGGATATGAATATTTTACTAATAAAAGTATTATTGATAGAGCTAATGCTCTCTATAAAGAAGGAAAGTATGATGAAGCTTTACCTGTTTATAAATCTGTAAAAGAGGGCGTTTTTGATACACATAATATAGATTCTTGGATGGGAGAATACGATATAGAACGCATACAAAAGGATGTGATGCCTGCATTTGAGCGAGCAAAGAAAAACCTAAAGGAAAACAATACAGATTCGCTAATTGTAGCTTATCAAGATTTAAAAAATATAGCTTCTAATGTAGGTTACTTTCAAAATGAGCCTGTTATACTCATAAAAGATATTAGTGGTTATAAAGCTCAAGCCCAAAAAATAATTTTAGACCAAGCTAAAGAAGCAGAAAAACAAAATCCAGCAGAAGCCATAAAGTTATATTCAGTATTTAGTTATTCTGATGTAAATTACTCTAATTATCAAGACAAAATAAAGTCTCTACAAAAACCTGCTTTTCTTCAACAATACAATGAAAAAGAATACAACAAGGCTTTATCAATTTATACTAAAATGGACGATGCAGACAAAGAAAAATTTCAGTCTGAACTTAAAGAACCTTTAAACCATAGCCGACTGGAAGCAGCAAAACAGAATAAAAAAGGTGCACTACTTTTTTACAGAACAGGTGATATGGTTAGTTTGGAAAATGTAACGAAACTTCTTTTGGAGGTAGATTCTACCACAAAATACCACAAAGAAGCCCAAACAGAGCTAGAAGACCTCAATGGAGAAGTAACGTATTATATGGGAGAACAGGAATATGAAGCTGGAAACTTGGATGAATCACTCCATTTTTTTGCTCAAATTCCACCTGCATCTCCTCATTATGATGATTCGAAGAAAAAAATAGATGAAATATCGAATAAACTACAAGCAGAGCATCAAAGTACAGCACTTACTAAAAAGCGTACAGAAGCCTATCAGGAAGTGAAAAATCAGCTTTCTCCTTATTTGAATGACAAAACCACTTATTCTGTAATTTTATCAGATTCAAAGGATTCAGATAAAAAGTTTAAATACACGATTGTTTATCAGAATGGCTCTGTTCCTACTACAAAATCAACAGATTTTATGAAAGTAAGTGATAGTACGTATGATTTCTTTTTAGATGATATAGGAATGGAAATTCTATCTAACCAAGGACAACAAATCACACAAGCAGGATATAGCAATTATGTTGGAAATACGCAGTATGGGCGTTGGAGAGAAGATGACGGAGATACATTTTGGGAATTTTATGGGAAATATGCTCTTCTAAACTCTTTATTCAACTCAAATAGAATTTATAGAGATGATTATTACACTTATAATCGTTATTATAGAACCTCTAGCCGTCCATATTATGGTAGCGTGTACGTGCCTTTGAAGTCTGCTGTCAAGCAAACTCCTCGTTTCCAGCAAACAGTAAACAATCGCTCACAAAAAAGCTGGTTTTATGCTAAAAGTGTTCCATCTCGCTCTGTAAAAAGCAGTAGTACAGCTAGTACACCTTCCAATAAAAGTTGGTATTATGGCAAAACACCTATGAAACGTAGCAGCTATGCAAGCAATTCAAGAGCAACTAACCGTAGTAGCTATGGACGTTCTTCCTTCCGTTCTAGTTCTAGTCGTAGCTCTAGCAGTGGTGGATATAGTTCATCTAGTTCTTCATCTTCTTCAAAAAGTTCCTCTAGTGGTTATCGCTCTTCATCCAGTTCTAGCCGTTCATCTAGTAGCAGTTATCGTTCTAGTTCTAGTAGCTCTTCTTCACGTACTTCTCGCTCTAGCTCTTCTTCTTCTCGTTCTCGTTCTTCGTCTCGTGGAGGAAAGTAAGATTTGCATTGTGTGTTCGTTGGAAACTTTAAGGATAGAAAAGCACATTAAATCAGATATAAAACTTATTTTATTTACTGGACTTATGCAGATTAGTGTCCTGTACGCCACGGGACACGGTTTCAAATTTTACAAACCCTGCTCACACAAAGCAGTATGTTGCGTAAGTCCAGTTATTTATTACTTCTCGTCCAAGCGTTTTGCTTGGACGAGCTTTTTGTCTATGCTGGCTTTTAGTTCTTCATCCTATGCTGATAAAATGGTAAGCACAAGAGCAAATCTTGCACTAGAAAACTATTTTTAAACAAGTTCTTTATCTTTTAAAAACATAACTAAAAAACTTAACGTTTATATAGGAACTGAACTCTAAGAATTTTTAAAACTTTTTAGAGACTTTTTAAAAAAATCACTAAACATTCTGATTATGACAAAAATTAAATCATTTTTTAGCCTATCTTTTTTATTTGGTCTTTTACTCATACT is part of the Bernardetia sp. genome and encodes:
- the lepB gene encoding signal peptidase I, producing the protein MKIKNSKLTSKRWWLRLYFLFFICISLFAFKKIAFEYFIIPTSSMEGSLLRGDKIVCNKLPFGAKIPQKKQNTTTQKAGFEFDISNLLPDRLPKLREVEAGEVIIFYYPLDSAKKIEDKTCYIKRCVGVAGDRIQIARQDIFRNGEWLPNPSDMQLSYIVKTTEKPEVIFHHTDVQTWKEIETETKEIKRIKKFKKKQGKKGRNRKIDNAISQEAKTKTYLLYTTPKQANQLRQDLRIEEITPKFFEQNDISDNSMTENSKKLGWNRDYFGSYYIPKKGDTIPMHEGTLLLYENLIKNHEYNNDVEVINNQLFIDGILVENYIFKQNYYFVLGDNRHNSSDSRMWGLVPEDHLIGTPLLIYHSETPADGIKNWARVRWERFFKWVR
- a CDS encoding leucine-rich repeat domain-containing protein, which gives rise to MKTQQIIELLERKVGGKLTEAQSIDDILGGIKNRHYLMSDSQKIIGLNLHWCDVLDMSFLSVLKDLRQLNLGRGNVRDYSFLKHLKNLEVLILEDNMIADISYLSELKKLQKLDLWTNVVWSVSALSGLINLQLLDLDSNEIYDITPLSTLRNLQTLRLGFNEIYDVAPLSILTNLEFLNLEHNQLIDISPLTALKNLKSLNLSSNQITGISLSFLESFPKLEKLELYDNPIQNIPKELFNTSENRLKDIRMYLESME